CCATGAGAAAAGGAGCGGAAGAACCGGGAGCAATGTCACAGGAGGTTGAGGCTCGTCCGGGACTGAAACAGTATTTGGATAAAGGATATTACAACGCTTCTATACAACTGGAATATACTTCCGCTGATTTTGCAATCGCCCAATTTGCCTTACATGCTGTAGGAGATGAGTTTGCAAGCTGGCGTTATTTCCATTTCGCACGTTCATGGAAGAATCTGTATAACCCGGAAACCGGATGGTTGCAATCACGCAATCCGGATGGTTCGTGGAAACCACTGACTGAAGATTTCCGTGAATCGACCTATAAGAATTATTTCTGGATGGTGCCATACGATATTGCCGGTCTGATAGAAATCATCGGAGGCAAAGCAGCCGCAGAAAAACGCCTGGATGAATTCTTTACCCGCCTGGATGCCGGTTACAATGATGCTTGGTTCGCTTCCGGCAATGAACCGAGCTTCCATATTCCTTGGATATACAACTGGGTAGGAACTCCCTATAAAGCACAGGAGATTATTAACCGTGTATTGAATGAACAGTATTCAAGTAAAATTGATGGTCTGCCGGGCAATGATGATTTAGGAACGATGGGTGCCTGGTATGTATTCGCTTGCATCGGACTTTATCCCGAAATACCGGGAGTGGGAGGCTTTACGGTGAACACTCCGATATTCTCATCTGTAAAAGTTCATTTGAAGAAAGGGGATATGGTGATAAAAGGCGGTTCGGAAAAGAATATTTATATCAAGTCCATGAAGCTAAACGGTAAACCGTATGACAGTACATGGATCGATTGGGACCAACTGAATAATGGGGCTACAATAGAATATACTACCTCGGCTAAGCCGGACGTGAAGTGGGGAACTAAAGTGACTCCTCCCTCTTTCCCTTAAAGCAAACCAACGAGGTATATAAGTTTATATCATAAATTTAGGCACGGATTACATAGATTAACGCTTAAAATTATTTTGCAAGAGTACTTATTTATAATATCAAACGTAAGAATGAAAAGAAAACTACAAAACATAGCTTATTTACTGATGGCTGCCGCATTAGTCACTTCATGTGGCGAGAAGAAGCAGACATCTGGATTCCCGGATTGGGCGTGGGCAGATTTCCAGCGTCCGGAAGGTGTTAATCCGATTATCTCTCCTGACACTACGACCCTTTTCTATTGTCCGATGCGACGAGACTCAGTAGCATGGGAAGCGAGTGATACATTTAATCCGGCTGCTACTGTTTATAATGGGAAAGTAGTAGTCCTCTACCGGGCTGAAGATAACTCGGCAACCGGTATCGGATCACGTACCTCCCGTTTGGGATATGCCTATTCTGACGACGGACTACACTTCAAACGAATGTCCCTACCCGTATTTTATCCGGCAGACGACAGCCAGAAAGAGCTGGAAAATCCCGGCGGTTGCGAAGACCCCCGTGTTGCCGTAACAGAAGACGGACTTTACGTAATGCATTACACACAATGGAACCGCAAACAGGCGCGTTTGGCAGTAGCTACCTCGCGCGATCTTCAAACGTGGGAAAAACATGGACCGGCTTTCGCAAAAGCATACAACGGAAGATTCATAGATGAATTTTCCAAATCTGCCTCTATCGTAACCAAATTAATCGACGGCAAACAAGTGATTGCCAAGATTGACGGCAAATACAGGATGTATTGGGGAGAAAAGTTTGTGAATGTAGCCACTTCCACAGACTTGGTCAACTGGGAACCAATGTTGGATGAAAATGGAAAATTCCTGAAAGTGATGGCTCCCCGCGCAGGTAAGTTCGATAGTGACCTGACCGAATGTGGTCCTCCTGCCATTCTTACAGAGAAGGGAATCCTGCTACTTTATAACGGCAAAAATAAGTCGGGCGCCGAAGGAGATACACTGTATACTGCCAACTCTTATTGCGCAGGACAAGCCTTATTTGATGCCAAAGATCCTACTAAACTAATCGATCGCTTGGATAAACCTTTCTATATTCCCGAATCAGATTTCGAAAAGAGCGGACAATATCCAGCCGGAACCGTATTTATAGAAGGGCTTGTATTCCACAATCAGAAATGGTTCTTATATTATGGCTGTGCCGATTCACGTGTGGCAGTTGCCGTATATGACCCTCTCAAAAAATAAAGAAAACGTTCATGAAGAAGATAACAATTTGTAAAATATAGATTAAGACATGAAAAAATTATTTGTATTGATTGCTGCGGCTTGTATGACATGTACTGCTGCGTTTGCACAAACTGTGAAACCTTTTAAGGAAGGTGAGAGAGCAGTGTTTTTAGGAAATAGTATAACAGATGGCGGTCATTACCATTCATAC
The Bacteroides luhongzhouii DNA segment above includes these coding regions:
- a CDS encoding glycoside hydrolase family 130 protein, whose amino-acid sequence is MKRKLQNIAYLLMAAALVTSCGEKKQTSGFPDWAWADFQRPEGVNPIISPDTTTLFYCPMRRDSVAWEASDTFNPAATVYNGKVVVLYRAEDNSATGIGSRTSRLGYAYSDDGLHFKRMSLPVFYPADDSQKELENPGGCEDPRVAVTEDGLYVMHYTQWNRKQARLAVATSRDLQTWEKHGPAFAKAYNGRFIDEFSKSASIVTKLIDGKQVIAKIDGKYRMYWGEKFVNVATSTDLVNWEPMLDENGKFLKVMAPRAGKFDSDLTECGPPAILTEKGILLLYNGKNKSGAEGDTLYTANSYCAGQALFDAKDPTKLIDRLDKPFYIPESDFEKSGQYPAGTVFIEGLVFHNQKWFLYYGCADSRVAVAVYDPLKK